From the genome of Blautia pseudococcoides, one region includes:
- a CDS encoding sensor histidine kinase, which produces MRRLWDKSFIFIFCTLTLAGYAIITPLISALLLSLSVTALISFLDRERARDHLCGICIAVSLFYPGLAVFLPVIYYDCQRSRKRVLQLAWVPAYLYHFHNFTVSAFFLNLMTGVLAVYISRRTIEYENMMTEFHNSQDSTREESLYLEQKNRELMEKQEYEIQLATLTERNRIAREIHDNVGHLLTRSLFQIRAMQVVWKEQEELAAQLSAVKSTLDDAMNNVRSSVHNLYEESVDLQMVLSRLTREFTFCPAALDYSARIESKELKYCVIAIVREALSNISRHSNATEASVSVLEHPGFYQLIIQDNGTQTAVSDSVGIGLMNMRERVEDFHGIFRTENKNGFRIFISIPKQSEQVSK; this is translated from the coding sequence ATGAGGCGTCTGTGGGATAAATCCTTTATTTTTATATTTTGCACCCTGACTCTTGCAGGCTATGCTATTATTACTCCTCTTATCTCAGCCCTGCTTTTATCACTCAGTGTAACCGCGCTCATTTCCTTTCTGGACCGGGAACGGGCCCGGGATCATCTGTGTGGGATCTGTATCGCTGTCTCCCTGTTCTACCCCGGTCTGGCAGTCTTTCTTCCGGTTATTTACTATGACTGTCAGCGCTCCCGGAAAAGGGTTCTGCAGCTTGCCTGGGTCCCGGCATACCTGTACCATTTTCACAATTTCACCGTATCGGCCTTTTTTCTGAACCTCATGACAGGGGTGCTTGCAGTCTACATCTCCCGGCGGACGATAGAATATGAAAATATGATGACGGAATTTCACAACTCCCAGGACAGCACCCGTGAGGAATCCCTTTATCTGGAGCAGAAGAACAGGGAACTTATGGAAAAACAGGAGTATGAGATCCAACTGGCAACCCTCACCGAGCGAAACCGGATCGCCAGGGAGATCCATGACAATGTAGGTCATCTTCTCACTCGTTCCCTCTTCCAGATACGGGCCATGCAGGTTGTGTGGAAAGAACAGGAGGAGCTGGCCGCACAGCTTTCCGCTGTTAAATCCACACTGGATGACGCCATGAACAATGTGCGGAGCAGTGTGCATAATCTATATGAGGAATCTGTGGACCTGCAGATGGTACTCTCACGCCTGACCCGGGAATTTACCTTCTGTCCCGCGGCACTGGACTACAGCGCCAGGATTGAGTCCAAAGAGTTGAAATACTGCGTGATCGCCATTGTAAGAGAGGCCCTGTCTAACATTTCCAGGCACAGCAATGCAACAGAAGCTTCCGTCTCCGTGCTGGAACATCCCGGATTCTACCAGCTCATCATTCAGGACAATGGTACCCAGACAGCCGTATCCGATTCCGTCGGTATCGGACTTATGAATATGAGGGAGAGAGTGGAGGATTTTCACGGCATTTTCAGGACGGAGAACAAGAATGGGTTCCGTATTTTTATTTCCATTCCTAAACAGAGCGAGCAGGTTTCAAAATAA
- a CDS encoding DUF1700 domain-containing protein, whose amino-acid sequence MKKDEFLSSLERLLRSLKREERNRFLSYYSEMIADYMENGCEEEEAVQRIGNPGEIAQEILSDRDAQPPKPTPTWMKAGVIVLLVLGSPLWGSLVLVAICCALSAVIMVLCAYVLIWCIPFICGVFSVSSLFLALVSTVGSAILLFQDTATGLVQMGLGILFAGAFLVTTLLTWEVGKKFVVVTTKFSRWLAGLFQKKRGVKA is encoded by the coding sequence ATGAAGAAGGATGAATTTCTAAGCAGTCTGGAGCGGCTGCTGCGGAGCCTGAAAAGGGAGGAACGGAATAGATTCCTATCCTATTATTCAGAGATGATCGCGGATTATATGGAGAACGGATGTGAAGAGGAGGAGGCTGTGCAGCGAATAGGGAATCCAGGTGAGATAGCACAGGAGATCCTGTCAGACAGAGACGCCCAGCCGCCCAAGCCCACACCCACGTGGATGAAGGCAGGGGTTATTGTATTATTGGTCCTGGGTTCTCCGCTTTGGGGAAGCCTGGTCCTTGTGGCTATTTGCTGTGCGCTTTCAGCCGTGATCATGGTATTATGTGCCTATGTGCTTATCTGGTGCATTCCTTTTATATGTGGTGTATTTAGTGTGTCCAGTCTTTTTTTAGCCCTGGTAAGCACAGTAGGTTCTGCTATATTGTTGTTCCAGGATACTGCCACAGGTTTGGTGCAGATGGGACTGGGAATTCTGTTTGCAGGCGCTTTTCTGGTAACCACACTGCTTACCTGGGAAGTGGGTAAAAAATTTGTAGTGGTTACTACAAAATTCAGCAGATGGCTTGCAGGACTGTTTCAGAAAAAGAGAGGTGTTAAAGCATGA
- a CDS encoding response regulator has translation MKVIIVDDDPFVCISLKTILQAEPDIEVCASGNSGEAAVRLYEDMRPDILLMDIQMGDFSGLDAGAEILEKHPEARILFLTTFSDDEYIVRALRIGAKGYLIKQDIETIAPALRSVMSGQSVFGSEIVTRIPKMMERSGSMDLSRYGILDREMDVIELVAKGLNNKEIAQSLYLSEGTVRNYLSAILDKLSLRDRTQLAVFYYKNMEN, from the coding sequence ATGAAAGTTATAATTGTTGATGATGACCCTTTTGTCTGCATTTCATTGAAAACAATTCTGCAGGCAGAGCCTGATATTGAAGTATGCGCTTCCGGAAACAGCGGGGAGGCGGCGGTCCGTCTGTACGAGGACATGAGGCCGGATATTCTGCTTATGGATATTCAGATGGGGGACTTTTCCGGTCTGGATGCAGGGGCGGAGATTTTGGAAAAACATCCGGAGGCCAGAATCCTGTTCCTGACCACCTTTTCAGACGACGAGTACATTGTGCGGGCTCTGCGCATTGGTGCCAAAGGTTATCTGATCAAACAGGATATTGAAACCATTGCTCCGGCTCTGCGCTCTGTCATGTCCGGGCAGAGTGTGTTCGGCAGCGAAATTGTTACCCGGATTCCGAAAATGATGGAAAGATCCGGAAGCATGGATTTGAGCAGATATGGGATATTAGACCGGGAAATGGATGTCATTGAGCTGGTGGCAAAAGGCCTGAATAATAAAGAAATCGCACAGAGCCTTTACCTCAGCGAAGGCACTGTGCGGAATTATTTAAGTGCAATATTAGATAAACTGAGTCTGCGTGACAGGACGCAGCTTGCGGTTTTCTATTATAAGAACATGGAAAACTGA